Proteins from one Corynebacterium testudinoris genomic window:
- a CDS encoding GTPase family protein, with protein sequence MFTKKKSLSERLDALATAAELGEPYLSPAEHASLTRVSAAAAERRALSGEHTVVGFFGATGSGKTSLFNAVVGEDLGVTAARRPTTSSPLAAVWQPEGAEELLDWLGVEDRRNRPGEFSAGAGGLILLDLPDFDSVEPRHREIATRLAGQVDVLVWVTDPEKYADSVIHDQFIRPHASHSSVTLAVLNKADKLTADDRRSVAASLQQLLNDDGLRKVSVIATSARTGLGVDDLRQAIARVAARRSAQQARIEADITTSISRWTDSPGVRKVPDSAKREMDGLLSDAVGTDQLAGVTAAAYRKRLGQKTGWLLTSWLLRLRPDPLRRLGLREEADDTGVHRTSLPSLDASGRAIAHRGVRGYAAAVAEGLPERWGGAIVDRTEAIADKLPETLDRAAARTKLPAQPSRAWGIVTVLQWLALLGALVGVGWYLLAAFLPGALYPLMDDIIPQIEGWPIPTLLILGGVLLGILLGLFTSVFGVAISGGVKRRTRKALRREVATISAQEVQAPLLEIRQRYAEFLAAIKAASYS encoded by the coding sequence GTGTTCACGAAGAAGAAAAGCCTCAGCGAGCGTCTCGACGCCCTCGCTACCGCCGCCGAGCTCGGCGAGCCCTACCTCTCCCCCGCTGAGCATGCCTCTCTCACGCGCGTGTCCGCTGCGGCCGCCGAACGGCGCGCTCTCTCCGGCGAGCACACGGTGGTGGGCTTTTTCGGCGCGACCGGTTCCGGCAAGACATCCCTGTTCAATGCTGTCGTGGGCGAGGATCTGGGCGTCACCGCCGCGCGCCGCCCCACCACCTCGTCTCCCCTGGCTGCGGTGTGGCAGCCGGAAGGTGCGGAGGAACTCCTCGACTGGCTCGGGGTGGAGGATCGCCGCAACCGGCCCGGCGAGTTCAGCGCGGGAGCGGGCGGTCTCATCCTGCTGGATCTGCCCGATTTTGATTCGGTCGAGCCGCGGCACCGCGAGATAGCCACGCGCCTGGCGGGGCAGGTCGATGTCCTCGTGTGGGTGACCGATCCGGAGAAGTACGCCGATTCGGTCATCCATGACCAGTTCATTCGCCCGCACGCCTCCCACAGCTCCGTCACGCTGGCGGTGTTGAACAAGGCGGACAAACTCACTGCCGACGACCGCCGCAGTGTCGCCGCCTCATTGCAGCAGTTGCTTAACGACGATGGCTTGAGAAAGGTTTCCGTCATTGCCACGTCCGCCCGCACGGGCCTCGGCGTCGATGACCTGCGGCAGGCGATCGCCCGCGTGGCTGCCCGGCGCAGCGCGCAACAGGCGCGCATTGAGGCGGACATCACGACGTCGATAAGCAGGTGGACCGATTCACCGGGGGTGAGGAAGGTGCCGGATTCCGCGAAGCGGGAGATGGATGGTTTGCTTTCCGACGCCGTGGGCACCGATCAGCTCGCCGGCGTCACCGCCGCCGCCTACCGCAAGCGGCTGGGCCAAAAGACCGGGTGGCTGCTCACCTCGTGGCTGCTGCGTCTGCGCCCCGATCCGCTGCGGCGGCTGGGCCTGCGCGAGGAAGCAGACGATACCGGGGTGCACCGCACGTCCCTGCCCAGCTTGGATGCGTCCGGCCGGGCCATCGCGCATCGTGGGGTACGCGGCTACGCAGCTGCCGTGGCAGAAGGCCTGCCGGAGCGCTGGGGTGGGGCGATCGTCGACCGCACGGAAGCGATCGCAGACAAGCTCCCCGAAACACTCGACCGCGCTGCCGCCCGCACGAAACTGCCCGCCCAACCCTCACGGGCCTGGGGCATTGTCACCGTCCTCCAGTGGCTGGCCCTCCTCGGGGCACTGGTGGGGGTGGGCTGGTACCTCCTGGCTGCGTTCCTGCCCGGCGCGCTCTATCCGCTCATGGATGACATCATCCCGCAGATCGAAGGCTGGCCCATCCCCACCCTGCTCATCCTCGGAGGAGTGTTGCTGGGGATCCTGCTGGGACTATTTACTTCGGTGTTTGGTGTCGCGATCAGCGGCGGGGTTAAGCGCCGCACTCGCAAGGCCCTGCGCCGAGAGGTAGCGACGATCTCCGCGCAGGAAGTCCAGGCCCCGTTGTTGGAGATCCGCCAGCGCTACGCCGAGTTCCTCGCCGCGATCAAGGCGGCCAGTTACTCGTAG
- the fdhD gene encoding formate dehydrogenase accessory sulfurtransferase FdhD — MGRLNRTFAVTRVSVEPEGIHTDTRSDYVTAEEPLELRVGGPTLNTTMRTPGHDIEMVHGFLYGEGIIRSAADVTTARYCAGATGPDGTNTYNVIDVDLASSVRAPGLESFRLSTTTSACGVCGSSSIEQILGKVAAPPRRFPLDPAVVVQLPDRLRDQQQQFRRTGGIHAAGAFTRDGELIVAREDIGRHNAADKVIGHLLLQGRLPADDLILVMSSRASFELAQKAIMAGFGALVAVSAASSLAVDLARSAGLALTGFTRDNRFNLYAGELISEA, encoded by the coding sequence GTGGGTCGTCTCAATAGAACCTTCGCTGTCACTCGCGTCTCCGTCGAGCCGGAGGGCATCCATACGGATACCCGCTCCGATTACGTCACCGCCGAGGAGCCGCTGGAGCTCCGCGTCGGCGGACCCACCCTTAACACCACCATGCGCACGCCGGGCCACGACATCGAGATGGTGCACGGTTTCCTCTACGGAGAAGGCATCATCCGTTCCGCCGCCGACGTCACCACCGCCCGCTACTGCGCCGGAGCCACCGGCCCCGATGGCACCAACACCTATAACGTCATCGATGTTGATCTCGCCTCCAGCGTCCGCGCCCCCGGCCTCGAATCATTTCGCTTATCGACGACCACTTCTGCCTGCGGGGTCTGCGGATCCTCGTCCATCGAACAAATTTTGGGCAAGGTCGCCGCTCCCCCACGTCGCTTCCCCCTCGACCCCGCCGTCGTGGTCCAACTTCCCGATCGGTTACGGGATCAGCAGCAGCAATTCCGCCGTACCGGCGGTATCCATGCTGCAGGCGCATTCACCAGGGACGGCGAGTTGATTGTCGCTCGCGAGGACATCGGCCGGCACAACGCCGCTGACAAAGTCATTGGCCATCTCCTCCTCCAGGGAAGGTTGCCTGCCGATGACCTCATCCTGGTCATGAGCTCCCGCGCCTCCTTCGAACTAGCCCAAAAAGCCATCATGGCCGGATTCGGTGCGCTGGTTGCGGTCTCAGCCGCCAGCTCCCTCGCCGTCGACCTCGCCCGATCTGCGGGCCTAGCGCTAACCGGCTTTACCCGCGACAATCGATTCAACCTCTACGCGGGCGAACTCATCTCCGAGGCGTAG
- a CDS encoding FecCD family ABC transporter permease: MRVYFWLALTLVSTFLLICVGATVGDYPLDLSTVLSVIWGGGTPIERAVVLDLRLGRGIVGAAVGACLAYSGALTQSVARNPLASPDILGITNGASLAAALVIVFGSSGSIVSTSIGIPLAAVCGSLVTALVIWLIAGRARRDLMRLVLIGVGVSIFLSALTTWLLAWAELDRAIEARMWLTGSLNGRDYSNAWAPLLVLFFAVAAAGWLAFQLAALSLGETTAHVLGHHVPLAQAAQLLTAVALAAVAVSAAGPISFLAFVTPQIARRLAGTPTPPLLLSASTGALLLVGADLCTRVVVPWELPVGVLTAFLGAPVLLYLLLTGNRKARA; encoded by the coding sequence ATGAGGGTCTATTTCTGGCTGGCGCTGACGCTGGTCTCGACGTTTCTACTCATCTGCGTGGGTGCCACCGTGGGGGACTATCCCCTTGACCTGAGTACAGTGCTGTCGGTCATATGGGGAGGCGGCACACCCATCGAACGCGCGGTAGTCCTGGACCTTCGCCTCGGGCGAGGAATCGTCGGTGCTGCGGTGGGGGCATGCCTGGCATATTCGGGAGCCCTCACCCAGTCGGTGGCCCGCAATCCGCTGGCCAGCCCCGACATTCTTGGCATCACGAATGGGGCATCCCTGGCCGCCGCCTTGGTCATCGTCTTCGGCAGTTCGGGGTCGATTGTGTCCACGTCCATCGGTATCCCCTTGGCTGCGGTGTGTGGTTCCCTGGTCACGGCGCTGGTGATTTGGCTGATTGCCGGCCGGGCGCGGAGAGACCTCATGCGGCTGGTACTTATTGGCGTGGGCGTGTCGATTTTCCTTTCGGCTCTGACGACCTGGCTCCTGGCGTGGGCGGAGCTCGATCGCGCGATCGAGGCCAGAATGTGGCTCACCGGCAGCCTCAATGGCCGGGACTATTCCAACGCGTGGGCCCCGCTCCTCGTATTGTTCTTCGCCGTCGCGGCTGCTGGGTGGTTGGCATTCCAGCTGGCGGCGTTAAGCCTCGGGGAGACGACGGCGCACGTATTGGGCCATCACGTTCCCCTCGCCCAGGCTGCGCAGCTTCTCACCGCTGTCGCCCTGGCGGCGGTGGCGGTGTCTGCGGCTGGCCCTATTTCTTTCCTCGCCTTCGTGACTCCGCAGATCGCGCGCCGCTTGGCCGGGACCCCGACGCCTCCGTTGCTCCTGTCGGCATCCACCGGCGCGCTGCTGTTGGTAGGGGCGGACCTGTGCACGCGGGTTGTCGTCCCGTGGGAGCTTCCGGTGGGCGTTCTTACTGCTTTCTTGGGGGCTCCAGTGCTCCTGTATCTCCTGCTTACTGGCAATCGAAAGGCCCGCGCATGA
- a CDS encoding enterochelin esterase domain-containing protein, translating into MRPPLPGASPEAREHFWAALARTGTPVWNKQGTEATFYWRNPGIIAPEARPVHLSINRVTDKANVSRGTMHAIPGTDVWTLTLRLSPALRASYGFFVDGPPPAGPPPHNAFFSFYDPFNRSRPLARDGDRGLSVLAGPRAHLQHEWESNHRAPLQGFLHTDTVGGRPHWLYLPPQPPEQLLIIHDAEQWFERLGLPFAIEHAVTRGRLRPTAVLGISNNSAADRRTLLGGSLDFIATARAWASDVAGRQPGGADLSSIPHCVFAGFSLGGAVGIRLALEQPDAVDAVLAMSPSMWWQPDNTGSPRDLDQQERSWLVDAVSPATAYSPRIRLSVGSNETSSVPWVKQLGHALQSQQWNSDLSIYEGGHDVACWRGLLIDQLTDVGVSATMNE; encoded by the coding sequence TTGCGTCCGCCACTTCCCGGAGCCAGCCCAGAGGCGCGCGAGCACTTCTGGGCTGCACTGGCGCGCACCGGTACCCCAGTCTGGAATAAGCAAGGTACTGAGGCGACCTTTTATTGGCGCAACCCGGGAATCATTGCCCCTGAGGCCCGGCCGGTTCACCTCTCCATCAACCGGGTGACCGACAAGGCGAACGTCTCGCGCGGGACCATGCACGCCATTCCCGGAACCGACGTGTGGACCCTGACGCTCCGGTTGTCACCGGCCCTTCGCGCTTCCTATGGGTTCTTCGTCGATGGCCCACCGCCAGCCGGTCCCCCACCACACAACGCGTTCTTCAGCTTCTACGATCCCTTCAACCGCTCCCGTCCGCTGGCGAGGGACGGCGACCGCGGCTTGTCGGTTCTCGCTGGGCCGCGGGCACACCTCCAACACGAATGGGAGTCGAACCACCGGGCGCCGTTACAAGGTTTCCTGCACACCGACACCGTCGGTGGGCGCCCACACTGGTTGTACCTGCCGCCGCAGCCGCCTGAACAGTTGCTCATCATCCATGATGCGGAACAGTGGTTCGAGCGGCTGGGTCTTCCCTTCGCCATCGAGCACGCTGTTACCCGGGGGCGGCTGAGGCCGACAGCAGTGTTGGGTATCAGCAATAACAGTGCCGCCGATCGGCGAACACTTCTGGGCGGGAGTCTCGACTTTATTGCCACAGCCCGGGCGTGGGCGTCCGACGTTGCTGGGAGGCAGCCCGGCGGCGCCGATCTTTCTAGCATTCCGCATTGTGTTTTCGCCGGCTTCAGCCTGGGCGGGGCGGTGGGAATCCGGCTGGCGTTGGAACAACCCGATGCAGTGGATGCGGTGTTGGCAATGTCGCCGTCCATGTGGTGGCAACCTGACAACACGGGTTCACCCCGTGATCTGGATCAACAGGAGCGCTCGTGGCTGGTGGATGCCGTATCACCAGCCACGGCATATTCCCCTCGAATTCGATTGAGTGTGGGGAGTAATGAAACTTCGTCAGTCCCCTGGGTGAAACAGTTAGGTCACGCCTTGCAGTCCCAGCAATGGAACTCCGACCTCAGTATTTATGAAGGCGGGCACGACGTGGCATGTTGGCGGGGTTTACTCATTGATCAGCTCACGGATGTCGGAGTTTCTGCCACAATGAATGAGTGA
- a CDS encoding ABC transporter ATP-binding protein → MSRFSLHNVTVGYGDQPVVRNATVELPDNRVSTFIGPNGCGKSTLLKTMCSLLDYSGSVMLGGREIKSIPRRERARSLTLLPQSPTAPDGLSVYQLISRGRHPYQGLLGRWSTSDEEAVQHAIATTQLEELQDRPVGDLSGGQRQRVWIAMTLAQDASTMLLDEPTTYLDLAHSLEVLRLVRAMQVEENRTVIMVLHDLNLAARFSDHIVAIGRDGQIAATGTPAEVLTEETLAATFGLSALVTTDPVSGGPLIVPR, encoded by the coding sequence ATGAGCCGCTTTTCTCTTCACAATGTCACCGTTGGGTACGGGGACCAGCCGGTGGTGCGCAACGCCACGGTGGAACTCCCGGACAATCGCGTCAGCACCTTCATCGGCCCGAATGGGTGCGGTAAATCGACCCTGCTGAAGACGATGTGCTCGTTGTTGGATTATTCGGGCTCGGTCATGCTGGGCGGTCGGGAAATCAAGTCCATTCCTCGTCGTGAGCGGGCGCGATCGTTGACCTTGCTCCCCCAGTCCCCGACTGCCCCTGATGGGTTGAGCGTTTACCAATTGATTTCTCGCGGCCGCCATCCGTACCAAGGCTTGTTGGGGCGTTGGTCGACGTCGGACGAAGAAGCGGTCCAGCATGCGATTGCTACGACCCAGTTGGAGGAGCTGCAGGATCGGCCAGTGGGGGATCTTTCCGGAGGGCAGCGCCAGCGAGTGTGGATCGCCATGACTTTGGCACAGGATGCGTCGACGATGCTGTTGGATGAGCCGACCACCTATCTGGATCTTGCCCACAGTCTCGAGGTCCTGCGACTCGTGCGCGCCATGCAGGTGGAGGAGAATCGCACGGTCATCATGGTCTTGCATGATCTCAATTTGGCGGCGCGGTTCTCCGACCACATCGTAGCGATCGGTCGGGATGGGCAGATTGCGGCGACGGGCACCCCCGCAGAGGTACTTACCGAGGAAACTCTCGCCGCTACCTTCGGCCTATCCGCCCTTGTCACGACCGATCCTGTGAGCGGCGGGCCCCTCATCGTTCCTCGCTAA
- the rplN gene encoding 50S ribosomal protein L14, giving the protein MIQQESRLKIADNTGAREILCIRVLGGSTRRFAGIGDVIVATVKEATPGGNVKAGEIVKAVIVRTKKETRRADGSYIRFDENAAVIIKTDNEPRGTRIFGPVARELREKKFMKIVSLAPEVI; this is encoded by the coding sequence GTGATTCAGCAGGAATCGCGTCTGAAGATCGCCGATAACACCGGCGCCAGGGAAATCCTGTGCATCCGTGTGCTCGGCGGCTCGACCCGACGCTTTGCCGGAATCGGTGACGTCATCGTCGCCACCGTCAAGGAGGCAACTCCGGGTGGCAACGTCAAGGCCGGCGAAATCGTCAAGGCCGTCATCGTTCGCACCAAGAAGGAAACCCGTCGCGCAGACGGTTCCTACATCCGCTTCGACGAGAACGCGGCTGTCATCATCAAGACCGACAACGAGCCGCGCGGAACCCGCATCTTCGGCCCAGTTGCTCGTGAACTTCGTGAGAAGAAGTTCATGAAGATCGTGTCGCTTGCACCGGAGGTGATTTAG
- the rplE gene encoding 50S ribosomal protein L5, with product MSENYTPRLKTRYREEIRTKLNDEFSYENVMQIPGVTKVVVNMGVGEAARDSKLINGALEDLTLITGQKPQLRRAKKSIANFKLREGMPIGARVTLRGDRMWEFLDRLLTVALPRIRDFRGLSDQQFDGHGNYTFGLNEQTMFYEIDVDKVDRPRGMDITVVTTASNNDEGRALLRELGFPFKK from the coding sequence ATGAGCGAGAACTACACCCCGCGTCTGAAGACTCGCTACCGCGAGGAAATCCGCACCAAGCTCAATGACGAATTCTCCTACGAGAACGTCATGCAGATCCCCGGCGTCACCAAGGTTGTTGTCAACATGGGTGTCGGCGAGGCTGCTCGCGACTCCAAGCTGATCAACGGTGCCCTCGAGGACCTGACCCTCATCACCGGCCAGAAGCCGCAGCTGCGTCGCGCCAAGAAGTCCATCGCGAACTTCAAGCTCCGCGAAGGCATGCCGATCGGCGCCCGCGTCACCCTCCGCGGCGACCGCATGTGGGAGTTCCTCGACCGTCTGCTGACCGTCGCCCTCCCCCGTATCCGCGACTTCCGCGGCCTGTCTGACCAGCAGTTCGACGGCCACGGCAACTACACCTTCGGCCTCAACGAGCAGACCATGTTCTACGAGATCGATGTCGACAAGGTCGATCGCCCCCGCGGCATGGACATCACTGTCGTCACCACCGCCTCCAACAACGACGAAGGCCGTGCCCTGCTCCGCGAGCTCGGCTTCCCCTTCAAGAAGTAG
- the rplX gene encoding 50S ribosomal protein L24 gives MKIHKGDMVLVISGPDKGAKGKVIQAFPKKEKVLVEGVNRIKKHVANSAPERGAESGGIVTQEAPIHVSNVMVLDSDGNPTRVGYRFDENGKKVRISRRNGKDI, from the coding sequence TTGAAGATCCACAAGGGCGATATGGTCCTCGTCATCTCTGGCCCCGACAAGGGCGCCAAGGGCAAGGTCATTCAGGCTTTCCCGAAGAAGGAAAAGGTCCTCGTTGAGGGCGTCAACCGCATCAAGAAGCACGTCGCTAACTCCGCACCGGAGCGCGGCGCTGAGTCCGGCGGAATTGTTACCCAGGAGGCACCGATCCACGTCTCCAACGTGATGGTCCTGGACTCCGACGGCAACCCGACCCGCGTCGGTTACCGCTTCGACGAGAACGGCAAGAAAGTCCGTATCTCGCGTCGCAACGGGAAGGACATCTAA
- the fepB gene encoding Fe2+-enterobactin ABC transporter substrate-binding protein — MTTRNRILTTSCAALLALSLGGLSACTSANDTSAAPSSSTAADAASTSWPREITTVDGSGASTEVTLESQPQRIVSASVTLTGSLLALDAPVVGSGGGQAASPIFSDEEGFGEQWVDIAREENVAPLYQIEPNVEAILAQNPDLVVMSNVGQDSAVSVYDQLAAVVPVIVIDYSNQSWEEITTYLGEVTGREDKATELITGFEDSVEKAAAAITLPPQPVNIISLSRDGGVNFFTPESAQGTLFSELGFDVAVPAEELIGTTAQGGNRSDIKGVNQENVAPALQGETVFVMNLDPGTPAEDIVRTNPALVENPAVAANRVVGLFPESFRLDYFSATMLVDFLQKEYS; from the coding sequence TTGACCACTCGGAACCGCATTCTGACCACCTCGTGCGCCGCGCTCTTGGCCCTTTCGCTCGGCGGGCTCAGCGCCTGCACCAGCGCCAATGACACCTCCGCAGCACCGAGCAGCAGCACCGCCGCCGACGCGGCGTCGACCAGCTGGCCCCGTGAGATCACTACCGTCGACGGCTCAGGCGCCAGCACTGAAGTGACCCTCGAGTCTCAGCCCCAGCGCATTGTCTCCGCTTCCGTCACGCTCACCGGCTCCCTCCTGGCGTTGGATGCGCCCGTGGTCGGTTCGGGCGGCGGCCAAGCTGCCTCCCCGATCTTCTCGGATGAGGAGGGTTTTGGTGAGCAGTGGGTCGACATTGCTCGCGAGGAAAACGTCGCGCCGCTTTATCAAATCGAGCCGAATGTTGAGGCGATCCTCGCGCAGAACCCGGACCTGGTGGTGATGTCGAACGTCGGGCAGGATTCCGCGGTGTCTGTTTATGATCAGCTCGCGGCGGTTGTTCCCGTCATTGTCATCGACTACTCCAACCAGAGCTGGGAGGAGATCACCACGTACTTGGGTGAGGTCACCGGGCGAGAAGACAAAGCTACGGAGCTGATCACCGGGTTTGAAGATTCGGTAGAAAAGGCCGCCGCTGCCATCACGTTGCCGCCGCAGCCGGTCAACATCATCTCCTTGAGCCGCGATGGCGGAGTGAACTTCTTCACCCCTGAGTCTGCTCAGGGCACGCTGTTTAGCGAGCTTGGTTTCGACGTCGCGGTTCCCGCCGAGGAGTTGATTGGCACCACTGCCCAGGGTGGAAACCGCAGTGACATCAAGGGAGTCAATCAGGAAAATGTTGCTCCGGCACTGCAGGGTGAGACCGTGTTCGTCATGAACCTTGATCCCGGCACTCCCGCGGAGGACATCGTGCGCACCAACCCGGCCCTAGTGGAGAACCCGGCCGTTGCGGCGAACCGAGTCGTCGGGTTGTTCCCGGAGAGCTTCCGCTTAGATTACTTCAGCGCCACCATGCTGGTGGACTTCCTGCAGAAGGAATACTCCTAG
- a CDS encoding FecCD family ABC transporter permease, producing the protein MIFSLAGLFVLSLLVGARATDPGEVLRIMPQAVRLAFDADFAASQPFNDLQLLIAGRVPRAVLAIFAGGALGAAGALMQGFTRNPLADPGILGVNAGAAAAIAIALTLGIVSSPTQFLWPALVGALATTVVVFLLAARGRGAGSYGPLAYVLAGMALTALLMSVVNALMLQNAAVLDMLRVWSTGSVAGRDLAVARSTVVVLILGLIASVFLGRTLNLLSLGDDIAASLGINVAGAQLMGLLTISVLGAVAVSCAGPVMFIGLAAPHMVRSLTGPDYRQIIPLSICLGAVLALVADILGRLLAQPGELPMGIVLALMGVPLFITLVRRGFVRGGV; encoded by the coding sequence GTGATCTTCTCTCTGGCGGGCTTGTTTGTCCTGAGCCTGCTGGTTGGTGCTCGGGCGACCGATCCCGGCGAGGTCCTGCGGATCATGCCGCAGGCGGTTCGCCTGGCCTTCGATGCGGATTTTGCTGCTTCCCAGCCTTTTAATGATCTCCAGCTGCTTATCGCCGGCCGGGTGCCCCGGGCGGTGCTGGCCATATTTGCCGGCGGCGCCCTCGGCGCCGCGGGTGCGTTGATGCAGGGCTTTACCCGCAACCCGCTCGCCGACCCCGGTATTTTGGGCGTCAATGCGGGGGCGGCGGCGGCCATCGCCATTGCCTTAACCCTGGGCATCGTGAGCTCCCCCACCCAATTTTTGTGGCCCGCTCTGGTCGGCGCTTTAGCCACCACAGTGGTGGTGTTCCTGCTCGCCGCTCGGGGTCGCGGCGCAGGTAGTTACGGCCCGCTCGCCTACGTCTTGGCCGGCATGGCGCTGACGGCATTGTTGATGTCGGTGGTCAATGCCCTCATGCTGCAGAATGCAGCGGTGTTGGACATGCTGCGGGTGTGGTCGACCGGGTCGGTGGCGGGCCGGGATCTCGCCGTGGCGCGAAGCACGGTTGTTGTGCTGATTCTCGGATTGATCGCCTCGGTATTTTTGGGACGCACCCTTAACCTGTTGAGCTTGGGCGATGACATCGCGGCGTCGTTAGGCATCAACGTTGCCGGTGCCCAACTCATGGGTCTGCTCACCATCAGCGTGCTCGGCGCGGTCGCCGTGTCGTGCGCTGGACCGGTCATGTTCATTGGGCTGGCCGCCCCGCATATGGTGCGCTCCCTGACGGGACCGGACTATCGGCAGATCATTCCCCTCTCTATCTGTCTCGGCGCGGTTCTAGCGCTCGTCGCGGATATCCTAGGCCGCCTCCTCGCGCAGCCGGGCGAGCTTCCGATGGGGATTGTGTTGGCCCTGATGGGTGTCCCCCTGTTCATCACCCTTGTTCGCCGCGGCTTTGTCCGAGGTGGCGTATGA
- a CDS encoding GTPase: MNNSSLDSVVHLRETVADATFAVDDSAQAEARAVVDQIDDYILPRLANIDAPLLAVVGGSTGSGKSTLVNAIVGKQVSQAGVIRPTTRQPVLVANPADSAWFNSNRVLPGLAREQGEPGANPTATSLRTVSTDSISPGLALLDAPDFDSIDDRNRALASQLLAAADLWVFVTTPSRYADQLVWNFLHEAAGRDIEVIVILNRVDEDSVPADLRRMMSEAGLGHATLFTVPDAGPLEGLLPGEVVAEIAAHLEGLAADAAARRAMAGKTVLGAVNRVVERVEDLAAKRARQEEFGSQLAGAFDTNYQRAVEQVIDATSDGNLLRQEVVQRWQDFVGTSDAFRTIERWYSVAVDRIGSFFTGRPAPIREVEKEIEAGLHAVVVDSADTAAVRSWSHLGSVAPELRAASSSTLAAASPDIGEQAAELVREWQAGLVSYIQDNAGDKRMKARIMSLSLNVVTVALMLVVFASTAGLTGGEIAIAGGSAVVGQKLLETIFGEDNVRRMAKRAREDLNARIEVLMAAERSRYDEVTAQLTAGTTSQELVQSALSAQRDVRRQTEV; encoded by the coding sequence GTGAACAACTCATCGTTGGATTCCGTAGTCCACCTGCGTGAGACGGTGGCGGACGCGACGTTCGCCGTCGATGACTCAGCTCAGGCCGAGGCGAGGGCGGTCGTCGATCAGATCGATGATTACATTCTGCCTCGCCTGGCCAACATTGATGCGCCGTTGTTGGCGGTGGTGGGCGGCTCGACCGGGAGCGGGAAGTCGACGTTGGTGAACGCGATCGTCGGCAAGCAGGTGAGCCAGGCGGGCGTTATTCGCCCGACGACGCGGCAGCCGGTGTTGGTGGCCAATCCGGCGGATTCCGCCTGGTTCAACTCGAATCGAGTGCTCCCCGGCTTGGCGCGTGAGCAGGGCGAACCGGGGGCCAATCCGACGGCGACGTCACTGCGGACGGTGTCCACCGACAGCATCAGCCCGGGGCTAGCACTTCTTGATGCCCCCGATTTCGATTCCATCGATGATCGCAATCGGGCGCTCGCGTCGCAGCTGCTCGCCGCGGCGGACCTGTGGGTATTCGTGACCACGCCTTCGCGTTATGCGGATCAGTTGGTGTGGAATTTCCTGCACGAGGCGGCGGGACGCGACATCGAGGTCATTGTGATTCTCAATCGCGTGGACGAAGATTCCGTGCCCGCGGATCTGCGCCGCATGATGAGCGAAGCCGGGCTGGGCCACGCCACCTTATTCACCGTGCCGGACGCGGGACCGCTGGAAGGCCTGCTACCGGGGGAAGTGGTGGCGGAGATAGCCGCGCACCTTGAGGGGTTGGCGGCGGATGCGGCCGCCCGGCGCGCCATGGCCGGCAAGACCGTCCTCGGGGCGGTCAATCGCGTGGTGGAGCGGGTGGAGGATTTAGCCGCAAAGCGGGCGCGGCAGGAGGAGTTTGGGTCACAGCTGGCGGGGGCGTTTGATACGAACTATCAGCGCGCGGTGGAGCAGGTTATCGATGCGACCAGTGATGGCAACCTGTTGCGCCAGGAGGTGGTGCAGCGGTGGCAGGATTTCGTGGGCACCTCCGATGCGTTCCGCACGATCGAGCGGTGGTATTCGGTGGCGGTGGATCGGATCGGGAGTTTCTTCACGGGCCGGCCCGCGCCCATCCGCGAGGTGGAGAAGGAGATCGAGGCGGGATTGCACGCTGTCGTGGTCGATTCGGCGGACACCGCCGCGGTGCGGTCGTGGTCTCACTTGGGGTCCGTGGCGCCGGAGCTGCGGGCGGCCTCTTCGTCCACGTTGGCGGCGGCCAGCCCGGACATCGGCGAGCAGGCTGCTGAGCTGGTGCGGGAATGGCAGGCCGGGCTGGTCAGCTACATCCAGGACAACGCGGGGGATAAGCGCATGAAGGCGCGGATCATGTCGTTGAGCCTCAATGTGGTCACCGTCGCGCTGATGCTGGTGGTTTTCGCGTCGACGGCGGGCCTGACGGGCGGGGAGATCGCCATCGCGGGCGGCTCGGCGGTCGTGGGCCAAAAGCTCCTGGAGACCATCTTCGGTGAGGATAACGTGCGGCGGATGGCCAAGCGGGCCCGCGAGGATCTCAATGCGCGCATCGAGGTGCTCATGGCCGCTGAGCGGAGTCGCTACGACGAGGTCACTGCGCAGCTGACGGCTGGTACGACGTCCCAGGAGCTTGTCCAGTCCGCCCTCAGCGCCCAGCGCGATGTCCGCCGGCAGACGGAGGTCTAG